A single region of the Anomaloglossus baeobatrachus isolate aAnoBae1 chromosome 2, aAnoBae1.hap1, whole genome shotgun sequence genome encodes:
- the SIKE1 gene encoding suppressor of IKBKE 1, with the protein MTCTIDKILQDAKTLLERLKDHDNAAESLIEQSSSLHKHVEAMKEVGTTLPDKYQEDLAEIKDTSKYKPHVLLCQENTQIRDLQQENKELWLSLEEHQYALELIMSKYRRQMLQVMANKKPVPTEPVLGAHETYASEIESYIDRICAMGEVMRKAIQVDEEQAYNIQERLAQLELENKELRAVLSVSKESLQSSKNEEWSSLEKSQ; encoded by the exons ATGACGTGTACCATTGACAAGATCCTACAGGACGCCAAGACCCTGTTAGAGAGACTTAAGGATCATGACAACGCTGCAGAATCGCTAATTGAACAGTCCAGCTCACTGCATAAACATGTGGAAGCCATGAAGGAGGTTGGAACGACTCTGCCAGACAAG TACCAAGAAGATTTGGCAGAAATAAAGGACACGTCAAAATACAAACCACATGTGCTATTATGTCAGGAAAACACCCAGATTAGAGACCTACAGCAAGAAAATAAAG AGCTCTGGTTGTCGTTGGAAGAACATCAGTATGCCCTAGAACTGATAATGAGCAAATACAGGAGGCAAATGCTCCAGGTAATGGCAAATAAGAAGCCTGTCCCGACAGAGCCGGTGCTGGGAGCTCATGAAACCTACGCCTCT GAAATAGAAAGCTATATTGATAGAATATGTGCCATGGGGGAGGTGATGAGGAAAGCCATTCAAGTAGATGAGGAGCAGGCCTACAATATTCAGGAGAGACTTGCCCAACTAGAG CTGGAGAACAAGGAGCTTCGAGCCGTTCTATCAGTGAGCAAGGAATCGTTACAGTCAAGTAAAAATGAAGAATGGAGCTCATTGGAGAAATCCCAGTGA